A genomic region of Phocoena sinus isolate mPhoSin1 chromosome 18, mPhoSin1.pri, whole genome shotgun sequence contains the following coding sequences:
- the RASA3 gene encoding ras GTPase-activating protein 3 isoform X4 has translation MKLAGMHYLHVTLKPTIEEICQSHKSCEIDPVRLKDGESLESNTENLRQYVDRVFSVITTSGLSCPTVMCDIFFSLREAAAKRFQDDLDVRYTAVSSFIFLRFFAPAILSPNLFQLTPHHTDPQTSRTLTLVSKTIQTLGSLSKSKSASFKESYMAAFYEFFNEQKYADAVKNFLDLISSSGRRDPRSVQRPILLKEGFMIKRAQGRKRFGMKNFKKRWFRLTNHEFTYQKSKGDPPLYSIPIENILAVEPLEEESFKMKNMFQVIQPERALYIQANNCVEAKAWIDILTKVSQCNQKRLAVYHPSAYLNGHWLCCRASSDTAAGCSPCTSGLPANIQLDIDGDRETERIYSLFSLYMSKLEKMQEACGSRSVYDGPEREEYSTFVIDDPQETYKTLKQVITGVGALELEHAQHRRDKFKRTKYGSQEHPIGDKSFQSYIRQQSETPAHSM, from the exons ATGAAGCTGGCGGGGATGCACTACCTGCACGTCACCCTGAAGCCCACCATAGAGGAG ATCTGTCAGAGTCACAAGTCCTGTGAGATCGACCCCGTGAGGCTGAAGGACGGTGAGAGCCTGGAGAGCAACACG GAGAACCTACGGCAGTACGTGGACCGCGTCTTCAGCGTCATCACCACGTCGGGGCTGAGCTGCCCCACCGTCATGTGTGACATCTTCTTCTCCCTGCGAGAAGCGGCCGCCAAGCGCTTCCAAG ATGACCTGGACGTGAGGTACACGGCCGTGAGCAGCTTCATCTTCCTGAGGTTCTTCGCTCCAGCCATCCTGTCCCCCAACCTCTTCCAGCTCACACCCCACCACACG GACCCGCAGACATCGAGGACGCTGACGCTTGTCTCAAAGACCATTCAGACTCTCGGCAGCCTGTCCAAGTCCAAGTCC GCCAGTTTTAAGGAATCCTACATGGCTGCATTCTATGAATTTTTCAACGAGCAGAAGTACGCTGATGCAGTGAAAAAT TTCCTAGATTTGATCTCGTCCTCCGGGAGAAGAGACCCCAGGAGTGTGCAGCGGCCCATCCTGCTCAAGGAAGG GTTCATGATTAAGAGAGCACAAGGGCGAAAACGCTTCGGGatgaagaattttaagaaaagatgGTTTCGCCTGACAAACCATGAATTCACCTACCAGAAAAGCAAAG GGGACCCGCCTCTCTACAGCATCCCCATCGAGAACATCCTGGCGGTGGAGCCGCTGGAAGAGGAGTCCTTCAAGATGAAGAAC ATGTTCCAGGTCATCCAGCCCGAGCGGGCACTGTACATCCAGGCCAACAACTGCGTGGAGGCCAAGGCCTGGATCGACATCCTCACCAAGGTGAGCCAGTGCAACCAGAAGCGCCTGGCCGTCTACCACCCGTCCGCCTACCTGAACGGCCACTGGCTGTGCTGCAGGGCCTCCTCGGACACAGCCGCTGGCTGCTCCCCCTGCACCAG CGGCCTCCCAGCCAACATCCAGCTGGACATCGACGGGGACCGAGAGACTGAGCGCATCTACTCTCTCTTCAGCTTGTACATGAGCAAACTCGAGAAGATGCAAG AGGCCTGCGGGAGCAGGTCTGTGTACGACGGTCCAGAGCGCGAGGAGTACTCCACGTTCGTCATCGACGACCCCCAGGAGACCTACAAGACGCTGAAGCAGGTCATCACTGGGGTCGGGGCCCTGGAGCTGGAGCACGCCCAGCACAGAAGGGACAAGTTCAAGAGGACCAAGTACGGGAGCCA GGAGCACCCCATCGGAGACAAGAGCTTCCAAAGCTACATCAGGCAGCAGTCTGAGACCCCCGCCCATTCCATGTGA
- the LOC116743228 gene encoding YLP motif-containing protein 1-like isoform X1, with amino-acid sequence MRGDGRWRGWDTGRDARLPQLGGCVNRFTGVVPRGPWASLAGGARRCRFPEEGAVCPAGLAADAKAAPHRGLCVMGNPMLGRQGVWPQWRELGQTREEVPGPGWGAALNSGPNIRRKIRDWTQNRPGASTGPGGKLALRSSLTGLPKPSLGNAGARAGAGWRRVHVSKTALGMRKSTGQTRDSATAGLLTDKPRPKDSSEDRERGPCRRHWNRERGPCRRHWNRERGPCRRHWNRERGPCRRRWGADI; translated from the exons ATGCGGGGGGACGGGCGGTGGCGGGGTTGGGACACAGGCAGGGACGCCCGGCTGCCTCAGCTCGGGGGCTGCGTGAACCGCTTCACAGGGGTTGTTCCACGCGGCCCCTGGGCCAGCCTGGCGGGTGGGGCCCGTCGCTGCCGTTTCCCAGAGGAGGGGGCTGTGTGCCCAGCCGGTCTCGCAGCGGATGCCAAAGCAGCTCCACACCGAGGCCTGTGCGTCATGGGGAATCCCATGCTAGGGCGCCAAGGAGTATGGCCGCAGTGGCGGGAGCTGGGACAGACCCGGGAGGAGGTCCCAGGACCAGGCTGGGGAGCAGCTCTTAATTCTGGGCCCAACATCAGACGCAAGATTCGTGACTGGACCCAAAACAGACCCGGAGCATCCACGGGGCCGGGCGGCAAGCTCGCCCTCCGCTCCTCTTTAACGGGGCTCCCCAAACCAAGCCTGGGCAACGCTGGAGCGCGTGCTGGGGCCGGCTGGCGGCGGGTACACGTTTCTAAAACAGCCCTGGGAATGAGGAAGAGCACAGGGCAGACGCGGGACAGTGCAACGGCGGGCTTGCTGACTGACAAGCCGCGTCCCAAGGACTCCTCGGAGGACCGCGAGCGTGGCCCCTGCCGGCGACACTGGAACCGCGAGCGTGGTCCCTGCCGGCGACACTGGAACCGCGAGCGTGGTCCCTGCCGGCGACACTGGAACCGCGAGCGTGGTCC CTGCCGGCGACGCTGGGGGGCAGATATCTAA
- the LOC116743228 gene encoding YLP motif-containing protein 1-like isoform X2 has protein sequence MRGDGRWRGWDTGRDARLPQLGGCVNRFTGVVPRGPWASLAGGARRCRFPEEGAVCPAGLAADAKAAPHRGLCVMGNPMLGRQGVWPQWRELGQTREEVPGPGWGAALNSGPNIRRKIRDWTQNRPGASTGPGGKLALRSSLTGLPKPSLGNAGARAGAGWRRVHVSKTALGMRKSTGQTRDSATAGLLTDKPRPKDSSEDRERGPCRRHWNRERGPCRRHWNRERGPCRRHWNRERGPCRRRWGADI, from the exons ATGCGGGGGGACGGGCGGTGGCGGGGTTGGGACACAGGCAGGGACGCCCGGCTGCCTCAGCTCGGGGGCTGCGTGAACCGCTTCACAGGGGTTGTTCCACGCGGCCCCTGGGCCAGCCTGGCGGGTGGGGCCCGTCGCTGCCGTTTCCCAGAGGAGGGGGCTGTGTGCCCAGCCGGTCTCGCAGCGGATGCCAAAGCAGCTCCACACCGAGGCCTGTGCGTCATGGGGAATCCCATGCTAGGGCGCCAAGGAGTATGGCCGCAGTGGCGGGAGCTGGGACAGACCCGGGAGGAGGTCCCAGGACCAGGCTGGGGAGCAGCTCTTAATTCTGGGCCCAACATCAGACGCAAGATTCGTGACTGGACCCAAAACAGACCCGGAGCATCCACGGGGCCGGGCGGCAAGCTCGCCCTCCGCTCCTCTTTAACGGGGCTCCCCAAACCAAGCCTGGGCAACGCTGGAGCGCGTGCTGGGGCCGGCTGGCGGCGGGTACACGTTTCTAAAACAGCCCTGGGAATGAGGAAGAGCACAGGGCAGACGCGGGACAGTGCAACGGCGGGCTTGCTGACTGACAAGCCGCGTCCCAAGGACTCCTCGGAGGACCGCGAGCGTGGCCC CTGCCGGCGACACTGGAACCGCGAGCGTGGTCCCTGCCGGCGACACTGGAACCGCGAGCGTGGTCCCTGCCGGCGACACTGGAACCGCGAGCGTGGCCCCTGCCGGCGACGCTGGGGGGCAGATATCTAA